One segment of Pandoraea pnomenusa DNA contains the following:
- a CDS encoding ABC transporter ATP-binding protein, which yields MNLLSIRNLSVDFDGARAVDAIDLDVAQGEILGVVGESGSGKSVTMLALMGLIDAPGRVLADEVRFDGRDLLHASARERRNIVGRDVSMIFQDALTSLNPSYTIGYQIGEVLRRHMGLRGRALRARVVELLEQVEIPDAANRLGAYPHQLSGGMNQRVMIAMAIACRPKLLIADEPTTALDVTIQAQIMALLLQLQKDHGMSLVLISHDLAVVAEVAHRVAVMYAGQVIEVQQVPALFDTPHHPYTEALLSAIPEHNRGVRRLRTLPGVVPGRDDRPAGCLLSPRCPYADDRCRAVQPALEPYAAPGMAGMAGGMGSPTVRCFKPLPHAVAGDRVAGGVR from the coding sequence ATGAATCTGCTCTCCATTCGAAATCTGTCGGTCGACTTCGACGGCGCGCGCGCCGTCGATGCCATCGACCTCGACGTCGCCCAGGGCGAGATCCTCGGCGTGGTCGGCGAATCCGGCTCGGGCAAGAGCGTGACGATGCTCGCGCTCATGGGACTGATCGACGCGCCGGGGCGCGTCCTTGCGGACGAAGTACGCTTCGACGGCCGCGACCTGCTGCATGCGTCGGCACGCGAGCGCCGCAACATCGTCGGGCGCGACGTGTCGATGATTTTCCAGGACGCGCTCACCAGCCTGAACCCGAGCTACACCATCGGCTATCAGATCGGCGAAGTGCTGCGCCGTCACATGGGGTTGCGCGGCCGCGCCCTTCGAGCGCGCGTCGTCGAGTTGCTCGAGCAGGTCGAGATTCCCGACGCGGCCAACCGGCTGGGGGCTTATCCACATCAGTTGTCCGGCGGGATGAACCAGCGGGTGATGATTGCCATGGCGATCGCCTGCCGACCGAAACTGCTGATCGCCGACGAGCCGACCACGGCCCTCGACGTGACGATCCAGGCCCAGATCATGGCGTTGCTGCTCCAGTTGCAGAAGGATCACGGCATGTCGCTCGTGCTGATTTCCCACGATCTGGCGGTGGTGGCCGAAGTCGCGCACCGCGTGGCGGTGATGTATGCAGGCCAGGTGATCGAAGTCCAGCAGGTACCGGCACTCTTCGATACCCCGCATCACCCCTACACCGAAGCGCTGCTCTCGGCGATTCCCGAGCACAACCGGGGCGTGCGTCGACTGCGTACCTTGCCGGGCGTGGTGCCCGGGCGCGATGACCGCCCGGCGGGCTGTCTGCTCTCGCCGCGCTGTCCGTACGCGGACGATCGTTGCCGCGCGGTGCAGCCGGCGCTCGAACCGTACGCGGCGCCGGGCATGGCGGGCATGGCGGGCGGAATGGGCTCGCCCACGGTGCGGTGCTTCAAGCCGTTGCCGCACGCGGTGGCGGGCGATCGAGTGGCAGGGGGTGTGCGATGA
- a CDS encoding ABC transporter permease subunit, translating into MSDTPATLPPPAAVTATPRARLLREFLRSFTANRGATAAAVVLLLMFAAAILAPLIAPHSPIEQYRDYVKIPPVWFEGGNARFLLGTDEAGRDILSRLIFGARLSFWIGLSSVVLSLIPGILLGLFAAFFQRWLDTPIMRLMDMMMALPSLLLAVAVVAVIGPGLANTTIAIAIVTLPAYVRLTRAAALGELQREYVVASRMAGAGTLRLMFSTVLPNCAAPLIVQATLSFSVAILDAAALGFLGLGVQPPLAEWGSMLASARDYMESAWWIVTLPGLAIVISVLAINLVGDGLRDALDPKLKRIA; encoded by the coding sequence ATGAGTGACACCCCTGCCACGCTGCCGCCTCCCGCCGCCGTGACCGCGACGCCTCGCGCACGCCTGCTCCGGGAGTTTCTGCGCAGCTTTACCGCGAACCGCGGCGCCACGGCCGCGGCCGTGGTGCTGCTGCTGATGTTCGCGGCTGCCATTCTGGCGCCGCTGATCGCGCCGCACAGCCCGATCGAGCAATATCGCGACTACGTCAAGATTCCGCCCGTGTGGTTCGAGGGCGGTAACGCCCGGTTCCTCCTGGGTACGGACGAGGCCGGTCGGGACATCCTTTCGCGCCTGATCTTTGGCGCGCGCCTGTCGTTCTGGATCGGTCTGTCGTCCGTGGTGCTCTCGCTGATTCCGGGCATTCTGCTCGGGCTGTTTGCGGCGTTTTTCCAGCGCTGGCTCGACACGCCGATCATGCGGTTGATGGACATGATGATGGCGCTGCCGTCGCTGCTGCTGGCGGTGGCGGTGGTGGCCGTGATCGGGCCGGGCCTGGCCAATACGACGATCGCCATCGCGATCGTGACATTGCCCGCATACGTGCGACTCACGCGCGCCGCGGCGCTCGGCGAGTTGCAGCGCGAGTACGTCGTGGCCTCGCGCATGGCCGGGGCGGGAACGCTGCGGTTGATGTTCTCGACGGTGCTGCCGAACTGCGCGGCACCGCTGATCGTGCAGGCCACGCTGAGCTTCTCGGTGGCCATTCTCGACGCCGCGGCGCTGGGCTTTCTCGGTCTGGGCGTGCAGCCGCCGCTCGCCGAGTGGGGCTCGATGCTCGCGTCGGCACGCGACTATATGGAAAGTGCCTGGTGGATTGTCACCCTGCCGGGACTTGCGATCGTCATCTCGGTGCTCGCCATCAACCTGGTCGGCGACGGCCTGCGCGATGCACTCGACCCCAAACTGAAGCGAATCGCATGA
- a CDS encoding ABC transporter permease subunit, protein MLRFVLRRLGMVIPTFIGITVLAFALIHLIPGDPIEVLVGERNLDPVMHAEAMKRLGLDQPLTTQYFVYLKHAAQGDLGRSIVTNEGVLHEFFARFPATLELALCAMIFALVVGLPAGVAASLRRGKTLDHATMGAALTGYSMPIFWWGLLLIMLFSVNLQWTPVSGRIGVEYDVPSVTGFMLIDTLLSGDEGAFSSALSHLILPTIVLGTVPLAVIARMTRSAMLEVLREDYIRTARAKGLSPWRVIVVHALRNALIPVITVIGLQVGALLAGAVLTENVFSWPGIGKWLIDAILRRDYPVVQGGILLIATGVILVNLLVDVLYGVVNPRIRH, encoded by the coding sequence ATGCTGAGATTCGTCCTGAGACGACTGGGCATGGTGATCCCGACCTTCATCGGGATCACCGTGCTCGCGTTCGCGCTCATTCACCTCATCCCCGGCGATCCGATCGAAGTCCTCGTGGGCGAGCGCAATCTCGACCCCGTCATGCACGCCGAGGCGATGAAGCGGCTCGGGCTCGACCAGCCGCTCACCACCCAGTACTTCGTCTACCTGAAGCACGCCGCGCAAGGCGACCTCGGGCGCTCCATCGTCACCAACGAAGGCGTGCTGCACGAGTTCTTCGCCCGCTTCCCCGCCACATTGGAGCTCGCGCTGTGCGCGATGATCTTCGCACTGGTCGTGGGCCTGCCCGCCGGCGTAGCCGCATCGCTCAGACGCGGCAAGACGCTCGACCACGCGACCATGGGCGCGGCACTCACCGGCTACTCCATGCCGATTTTCTGGTGGGGGTTGCTGCTCATCATGCTGTTCTCCGTCAATCTGCAATGGACGCCGGTGTCCGGGCGCATCGGGGTCGAGTACGACGTGCCGAGCGTGACCGGCTTCATGCTGATCGACACGCTGCTCTCCGGCGACGAGGGGGCGTTCTCCTCGGCGCTCAGCCACCTGATCCTGCCGACCATCGTGCTCGGCACGGTGCCGCTGGCCGTGATTGCGCGCATGACACGCTCGGCCATGCTCGAAGTGCTGCGCGAAGACTACATCCGTACGGCGCGGGCCAAGGGGCTGTCGCCCTGGCGCGTGATCGTCGTGCATGCGTTGCGCAATGCGCTGATCCCGGTCATCACGGTGATCGGACTGCAGGTCGGCGCGTTGCTCGCCGGCGCGGTGCTCACCGAGAACGTGTTCTCGTGGCCCGGCATCGGCAAATGGCTGATCGACGCGATTCTTCGTCGCGACTATCCGGTGGTGCAGGGCGGCATCCTGCTCATCGCGACGGGCGTGATTCTGGTCAATCTGCTGGTCGACGTGCTCTACGGCGTCGTCAACCCGCGCATTCGGCACTGA
- a CDS encoding ABC transporter substrate-binding protein: MKQTHTLRLLLAATLLAGAAVIPPAAAVELPNKTLVYCSEGSPAGFDPGQLTTGTDFDPADAIYNRLIAFVPGETGVMPSLAEKWDISPDNKVYTFHLRKGVKFHKTDYFTPTRDFNAEDVKFTFDRMADREMPFRKAYPAEFPYFVDMGLQADIDRIEVVDPYTVRFVLKKVDAPFIQNLAMSFASILSKEYADKLLAANNARDIALKPVGTGPFIFRSYTKDATLRLDGNKDYWNTSLPPKVSKLIFAITTDANVRIQKLKRNECQVATYPRPADVDALKAEIQSQGKASKLKMPDQVGFNLGYVAYNVQKKPLDRVEVRQALDMAINKKAILQSVYGSAGQLSNGAPMPPTQWSYDKNIKQASYDPEKAKALLDKAGVKGMEITLWAMPVQRPYNPNGKLMAEMIQADWAKIGVKANIVTYEWGEYIKRAKAGEHDALLIGWTGDNGDPDNWLGVLLGCDSINGNNFSKWCYKPFDDLIKQARQTTDQATRTKLYTQAQEIFAQQLPFSPIAHSTQYKPMSTSVQGFKLSPFSRNSFAGVSLN, encoded by the coding sequence ATGAAACAGACTCACACCCTGCGTTTGCTTTTGGCTGCGACCTTGCTTGCCGGTGCGGCCGTGATCCCGCCCGCCGCGGCGGTCGAGCTCCCGAACAAGACCCTCGTCTATTGCTCCGAGGGCAGCCCCGCCGGTTTCGATCCGGGGCAACTGACTACCGGCACCGACTTCGATCCCGCCGACGCCATCTACAACCGTCTCATCGCTTTCGTGCCCGGGGAAACCGGTGTCATGCCGTCGCTCGCGGAGAAATGGGATATCTCGCCGGACAACAAGGTCTATACGTTCCATCTGCGCAAGGGTGTCAAATTCCACAAGACGGATTACTTCACGCCCACCCGCGACTTCAACGCCGAAGACGTGAAGTTCACTTTCGACCGCATGGCCGATCGCGAGATGCCGTTCCGCAAGGCATACCCGGCGGAATTCCCGTATTTCGTTGACATGGGCCTGCAGGCGGACATCGATCGCATCGAGGTCGTCGATCCGTACACCGTGCGCTTCGTGCTCAAGAAGGTCGACGCACCGTTCATCCAGAACCTGGCCATGTCGTTCGCGTCGATCCTCTCCAAGGAATACGCGGACAAGCTGCTCGCCGCCAATAACGCGCGCGACATCGCGCTCAAGCCCGTTGGCACCGGTCCGTTCATCTTCCGCAGCTACACGAAGGACGCCACGCTGCGCCTGGACGGCAACAAGGACTACTGGAACACGAGCCTGCCGCCAAAGGTCAGCAAGCTGATCTTCGCGATCACGACCGACGCGAACGTTCGCATCCAGAAGCTCAAGCGCAACGAGTGCCAGGTGGCGACGTATCCGCGTCCGGCGGACGTCGATGCGCTCAAGGCGGAGATTCAGTCGCAAGGCAAGGCGTCGAAACTGAAGATGCCGGACCAGGTCGGCTTCAACCTCGGCTACGTGGCGTACAACGTGCAGAAGAAGCCGCTCGATCGCGTGGAAGTGCGTCAGGCGCTCGACATGGCAATCAACAAGAAGGCGATTCTCCAGTCCGTCTACGGCTCGGCCGGTCAGTTGTCGAACGGTGCCCCGATGCCGCCGACGCAGTGGTCTTACGACAAGAACATCAAGCAGGCGAGCTACGATCCCGAGAAAGCGAAGGCTCTGCTCGACAAGGCGGGCGTGAAGGGCATGGAGATCACGCTGTGGGCCATGCCGGTGCAACGGCCGTACAACCCGAACGGCAAACTCATGGCCGAGATGATCCAGGCCGACTGGGCGAAAATCGGCGTGAAGGCCAACATCGTCACGTACGAATGGGGTGAGTACATCAAACGCGCCAAGGCCGGAGAACACGATGCGCTGCTCATCGGCTGGACCGGCGACAACGGCGATCCGGACAACTGGCTCGGCGTGCTGCTCGGCTGCGATTCGATCAACGGCAACAACTTCTCGAAGTGGTGCTACAAGCCTTTCGACGACCTCATCAAGCAGGCGCGTCAGACGACCGATCAGGCCACGCGCACCAAGCTCTACACGCAGGCGCAGGAGATCTTCGCGCAGCAACTGCCGTTCTCGCCCATCGCGCACTCCACGCAGTACAAGCCGATGTCCACGAGCGTGCAGGGCTTCAAGCTGAGCCCGTTCAGCCGCAACAGCTTTGCGGGCGTCTCGTTGAACTGA
- the metF gene encoding methylenetetrahydrofolate reductase [NAD(P)H], translating into MTQPSFSFEFFPPKTADGAEKLRATRQQLFPLGPKFVSVTFGAGGSTQQGTLDTVVEIQREGVEAAPHLSCVGSTRENIREILQTYRQHGIRHIVALRGDLPSGMGEIGEFRYASELVEFIRAETGDWFHVEVAAYPEYHPQARSPRLDLEHFANKVKAGANAAITQYFFNADAYFRFVDDVARLGVQVPIVPGIMPITNYSQMMRFSEMCGAEVPRWIAKRLEGFGDDREAIRAFGLDVVTGLCERLLAGGAPGLHFYTLNAASATKAMWQRLGL; encoded by the coding sequence ATGACGCAACCTTCCTTCAGTTTCGAATTCTTCCCGCCCAAGACGGCCGATGGCGCGGAGAAGCTGCGCGCCACGCGTCAGCAGCTGTTCCCGCTCGGGCCCAAGTTCGTCTCCGTGACGTTCGGCGCCGGCGGTTCGACCCAGCAGGGCACGCTCGACACCGTCGTCGAAATCCAGCGCGAAGGCGTGGAGGCCGCGCCGCACCTGTCGTGCGTGGGTTCGACCCGCGAGAACATTCGCGAGATCCTGCAGACGTATCGTCAGCACGGCATCCGCCACATCGTGGCGCTGCGCGGCGACCTGCCCTCGGGCATGGGCGAGATCGGCGAATTTCGTTATGCGTCGGAGCTCGTGGAGTTTATCCGCGCCGAGACCGGCGACTGGTTCCACGTCGAGGTGGCTGCCTACCCGGAATACCATCCGCAGGCGCGCTCGCCCCGTCTGGACCTGGAGCATTTCGCCAACAAGGTGAAAGCCGGGGCCAACGCCGCGATCACGCAGTACTTCTTCAATGCGGATGCGTATTTCCGGTTCGTCGACGACGTGGCGCGCCTGGGCGTGCAGGTGCCGATCGTGCCGGGCATCATGCCCATCACGAACTACTCGCAGATGATGCGTTTCTCGGAAATGTGCGGCGCCGAAGTGCCGCGCTGGATCGCCAAGCGCCTGGAGGGCTTCGGCGATGATCGCGAGGCGATCCGCGCCTTCGGGCTCGACGTGGTGACCGGACTTTGCGAGCGTCTGCTCGCCGGCGGGGCGCCCGGGTTGCACTTCTATACGCTCAACGCGGCATCGGCGACCAAGGCGATGTGGCAGCGTCTCGGCCTCTAA
- a CDS encoding TlyA family RNA methyltransferase, protein MSQALRADQALVCRGLAASRTAAQRLIDAGRVYYAGTETALKKASQIVADDEHIEVRAALDGLPDEDRYVSRGGLKLAGALAQTGLGVGGRVALDVGLSTGGFADCLLQAGVARVVGVDVGHGQLHPRLASEPRLVSLEGINARHLSRELLDERLATASAPDAMPEAGFDLIVGDVSFISLTLVLPALAPLLAPAGDLLMLVKPQFEVGREHVGRGGLVKDAAQYAQVETKIRTACESLGLTVAAWLDSPIAGGDGNREFFVHARRA, encoded by the coding sequence ATGTCGCAAGCGCTTCGTGCCGATCAGGCCCTCGTCTGCCGGGGGCTGGCCGCATCCCGCACCGCCGCTCAACGCCTCATCGATGCCGGACGCGTGTATTACGCCGGCACCGAAACGGCGTTGAAGAAGGCCAGCCAGATCGTGGCGGACGATGAGCACATCGAAGTGCGGGCGGCGCTCGACGGACTGCCCGACGAAGATCGCTACGTGTCGCGCGGCGGCCTGAAACTTGCCGGTGCGCTCGCGCAGACGGGGCTTGGCGTCGGTGGCCGTGTGGCCCTCGACGTCGGCCTGTCGACCGGGGGTTTCGCGGACTGTCTGCTGCAGGCGGGCGTGGCGCGTGTCGTCGGGGTGGATGTCGGGCATGGACAGTTGCATCCGCGTCTCGCGAGCGAGCCGAGGCTGGTGTCGCTCGAGGGCATCAACGCGCGGCACCTGTCGCGCGAGTTGCTCGACGAGCGTCTCGCAACGGCGAGCGCACCGGACGCCATGCCGGAAGCCGGGTTCGACCTGATCGTGGGCGACGTGTCGTTCATCTCGCTCACGCTGGTCTTGCCCGCGCTCGCGCCGTTGCTGGCCCCGGCCGGCGACCTGCTGATGCTGGTCAAGCCGCAATTCGAGGTCGGACGCGAGCATGTCGGCCGCGGCGGGCTTGTGAAGGACGCTGCGCAGTATGCGCAAGTGGAGACAAAAATCCGCACTGCCTGTGAATCGCTCGGACTGACGGTCGCCGCATGGCTCGACAGTCCCATCGCGGGCGGCGACGGCAACCGGGAGTTCTTCGTGCACGCCAGGCGCGCGTGA
- a CDS encoding phage holin family protein — translation MRLLLIWLINAIALLVLPYVVSGIQLKGIGTALIVAVVLGLINAFLRPLLVILTLPVTVLTLGLFIFVINALLFWLASHVVKGFEVSGFWAALFGSLLYSLISWILSALVFGGERATNV, via the coding sequence ATGCGTTTGCTGCTGATTTGGCTCATCAATGCCATCGCGCTTCTCGTTCTGCCCTACGTCGTCTCGGGCATCCAGCTCAAGGGCATCGGTACGGCCCTGATCGTTGCGGTCGTGCTCGGCCTGATCAACGCGTTCCTGCGTCCACTGCTCGTCATCCTGACGTTGCCGGTCACGGTGCTGACGCTGGGGCTGTTCATTTTCGTGATCAACGCGTTGCTGTTCTGGCTGGCCTCGCATGTCGTGAAGGGTTTCGAAGTCTCGGGCTTCTGGGCGGCGCTCTTCGGCTCGCTGCTGTACAGCCTGATCTCGTGGATTCTGTCGGCGCTGGTGTTCGGCGGCGAGCGAGCCACCAACGTGTAA
- the ahcY gene encoding adenosylhomocysteinase: protein MNAVVDSKFSDFHVADIKLADWGRKELTIAESEMPGLMATREEFKASQPLKGARIAGSLHMTIQTGVLIETLVALGAEVRWASCNIFSTQDHAAAAIAAAGIPVFAFKGESLDEYWEYSHRIFEWPNGEFANMILDDGGDATLLLILGSKAEKDISVVGNPTNEEEVALYASIKRHLAIDPQWYSKRLSQIKGVTEETTTGVHRLYQMEKDGVLPFPAINVNDSVTKSKFDNLYGCRESLVDGIKRATDVMIAGKIALVAGYGDVGKGCAQSLRGLGATVWVTEIDPICALQAAMEGYRVVTMEYAADKADIFVTATGNFHVIDHDHMLAMKHQAIVCNIGHFDSEINVASTRKYQWENIKPQVDHIIFPDGKRIILLAEGRLVNLGCATGHPSFVMSNSFTNQTLAQIELFVHGAKYKNSVYVLPKHLDEKVARLHLGRIGAELTVLSDDQAKYISVDKNGPFKPAHYRY from the coding sequence ATGAACGCCGTAGTCGATTCGAAATTCTCCGATTTCCACGTTGCCGATATCAAGCTGGCCGACTGGGGCCGCAAAGAGCTGACCATCGCCGAGAGCGAAATGCCGGGTCTGATGGCCACGCGCGAAGAGTTCAAGGCCAGCCAGCCGCTCAAGGGCGCGCGCATTGCCGGCTCGCTGCACATGACGATCCAGACCGGCGTGCTCATCGAGACGCTCGTCGCGCTTGGCGCTGAAGTGCGCTGGGCCTCGTGCAACATCTTCTCGACGCAGGACCACGCCGCCGCCGCGATTGCCGCCGCCGGTATTCCCGTGTTCGCGTTCAAGGGCGAATCGCTCGACGAGTACTGGGAATACAGCCACCGCATTTTCGAATGGCCGAATGGCGAGTTCGCCAACATGATTCTCGATGACGGCGGCGACGCCACGCTGCTGCTGATTCTGGGCAGCAAGGCCGAGAAGGACATCTCGGTCGTGGGCAACCCGACCAACGAGGAAGAAGTCGCGCTGTACGCGTCGATCAAGCGTCATCTGGCCATCGATCCGCAGTGGTACAGCAAGCGCCTGTCGCAGATCAAGGGCGTGACCGAAGAGACCACCACCGGTGTGCATCGTCTGTACCAGATGGAAAAGGACGGCGTGCTGCCGTTCCCCGCCATCAACGTGAACGACTCGGTCACCAAGTCGAAGTTCGACAACCTGTACGGCTGCCGCGAGTCGCTGGTCGACGGCATCAAGCGTGCCACCGACGTGATGATCGCCGGCAAGATCGCCCTCGTGGCGGGCTACGGCGACGTGGGCAAGGGCTGTGCGCAGAGCCTGCGCGGCCTGGGCGCCACCGTGTGGGTCACGGAAATCGATCCGATCTGCGCACTGCAGGCCGCCATGGAAGGCTACCGTGTGGTGACGATGGAGTATGCCGCCGACAAGGCCGACATCTTCGTGACGGCAACGGGCAACTTCCACGTGATCGACCACGACCACATGCTCGCGATGAAGCATCAGGCCATCGTGTGCAACATCGGTCACTTCGACTCGGAAATCAACGTGGCGTCGACCCGCAAGTACCAGTGGGAAAACATCAAGCCGCAGGTCGATCACATCATCTTCCCGGACGGCAAGCGCATCATCCTGCTGGCCGAGGGGCGCCTGGTGAACCTGGGTTGCGCCACCGGCCACCCGTCGTTCGTGATGAGCAACTCGTTTACGAACCAGACGCTCGCGCAGATCGAACTGTTCGTGCACGGCGCGAAGTACAAGAACAGCGTGTACGTGCTGCCCAAGCACCTCGACGAAAAGGTCGCACGCCTGCACCTGGGCCGTATCGGCGCCGAGCTGACCGTGCTGTCCGACGATCAGGCGAAGTACATCAGCGTCGACAAGAACGGCCCGTTCAAGCCGGCGCACTATCGCTACTGA
- a CDS encoding LrgB family protein, with amino-acid sequence MNHTALLLLVLTVVFYYVSKRLHARFGKVWLGPAILAPVLLIIVMVGGDISYKTYISDSRWLVWLLGPTTIAFAVPIYEHRDIIRRHAFALIVGVLVAMVVAVGSSFVLARLFELPPEMARSLLARSISTPFALAVSDQVGGSRDLVGLFVIITGFIGMLLGEALLSWLPLRTRMARGAPFGAGAHGFGTAKARQIGNEEGVVASLVMMINGIVMVFAAPLLTHLPL; translated from the coding sequence ATGAATCATACGGCGCTGCTGCTGCTCGTTCTGACCGTCGTCTTCTATTACGTGTCGAAGCGCCTCCACGCGCGTTTCGGCAAGGTGTGGCTCGGCCCGGCGATTCTCGCGCCGGTGCTGCTCATCATCGTCATGGTCGGCGGCGACATTTCCTACAAGACGTACATCTCCGACTCGCGCTGGCTCGTGTGGCTGCTCGGGCCCACGACCATCGCGTTCGCGGTGCCGATCTATGAGCATCGCGACATCATCCGCCGTCATGCCTTCGCGCTGATCGTGGGCGTGCTCGTTGCCATGGTCGTGGCCGTGGGCAGCTCGTTCGTGCTGGCGCGGCTGTTCGAACTGCCGCCGGAGATGGCGCGAAGCCTGCTCGCCCGCTCGATCTCCACGCCGTTTGCGCTTGCGGTCTCGGATCAGGTCGGTGGCTCGCGCGACCTGGTTGGCCTCTTCGTGATCATTACGGGCTTCATCGGTATGCTGCTCGGCGAGGCGCTGCTGTCGTGGCTGCCGCTGCGCACCCGCATGGCGCGCGGCGCGCCGTTCGGCGCGGGGGCTCACGGCTTCGGCACCGCCAAGGCACGCCAGATCGGCAACGAGGAGGGCGTGGTGGCCAGCCTCGTCATGATGATCAACGGCATCGTGATGGTGTTCGCCGCACCGTTGCTCACGCATCTGCCGCTCTGA
- a CDS encoding CidA/LrgA family protein produces the protein MTKMIASRLYSRSKRIVDVVWQAALLTGIYLVADAASRHFHLPLPGGVLGLLAVVALLMSGVLKTEKIKRGADWFLAEMILFFVPMVAAVMQYTDLLRHEGLQLLAVIGVGTVLVMVSTALAVDFACRAERHLKRALVRIPARRAHVHDVR, from the coding sequence ATGACCAAGATGATCGCCAGCCGTCTGTACAGCCGTAGCAAGCGCATTGTGGACGTGGTGTGGCAGGCCGCGCTCCTCACGGGCATTTACCTGGTGGCCGATGCTGCATCGCGTCATTTTCATTTGCCGCTGCCCGGCGGCGTGCTCGGCCTGCTCGCCGTGGTGGCGCTGCTCATGAGCGGCGTGCTCAAGACTGAGAAGATCAAGCGTGGCGCCGACTGGTTTCTGGCCGAGATGATCCTGTTCTTCGTGCCGATGGTCGCCGCCGTCATGCAATACACCGACCTGCTGCGTCATGAGGGACTGCAATTGCTTGCCGTGATCGGCGTGGGCACGGTGCTCGTGATGGTTTCGACTGCCCTGGCCGTCGACTTCGCATGTCGCGCCGAGCGCCATCTCAAGCGCGCGCTGGTGCGCATCCCGGCCCGCCGCGCCCACGTCCACGACGTGCGCTGA
- a CDS encoding LysR family transcriptional regulator: protein MELRALRGFVEVVRQQSFTAAAEALFVTQPTVSKMVKALEDELGTPLMLREERGMGRRLQLTDAGRVVFERGQDVLAAYARLQQELADLETVARGELSIGIPPLGGDLFIPVIGAFHQHYPDIEMKLFETGSRAIEQALLAGDIELGAVLLPVDPTILDVLPVCHYQLRLVAPRESRWDGRASVGLGELRDEPFVFYGEGFALSELVIAACRRAGFTPKIAGRSSQWDFIASMVDNGVGVALLPEPFCARLDPKRFVIVDVRDPEIPWDLAMAWRRDSYLSHAARRWLALARDILGPGGDGEAKAAIAGAARRN, encoded by the coding sequence ATGGAACTGCGTGCGTTGCGAGGATTTGTGGAAGTTGTGCGACAGCAGAGCTTCACGGCGGCCGCCGAGGCCCTGTTCGTGACCCAGCCCACGGTCAGCAAGATGGTCAAGGCGCTGGAAGACGAGCTGGGCACGCCGCTGATGCTGCGCGAAGAGCGTGGCATGGGCCGCCGGCTCCAGTTGACCGATGCGGGGCGCGTCGTGTTCGAGCGGGGCCAGGACGTGCTGGCCGCCTACGCGAGGTTGCAGCAGGAGCTGGCCGACCTCGAAACGGTGGCGCGCGGCGAGTTGTCGATCGGGATTCCGCCGCTGGGCGGCGACCTGTTCATCCCGGTCATCGGTGCGTTTCACCAGCACTACCCGGACATCGAGATGAAGCTCTTCGAGACCGGCTCGCGCGCCATCGAGCAGGCGCTGCTGGCGGGAGACATCGAACTGGGCGCGGTGCTGCTGCCGGTCGATCCGACGATTCTCGACGTGCTGCCCGTGTGCCATTACCAGTTGCGCCTCGTTGCGCCGCGCGAGTCGCGCTGGGACGGGCGAGCCTCCGTCGGGCTAGGTGAACTGCGCGACGAGCCCTTCGTCTTCTATGGGGAGGGTTTCGCCCTTTCAGAACTGGTGATTGCCGCGTGCCGCCGCGCGGGGTTCACGCCAAAGATCGCGGGTCGCTCGAGCCAGTGGGACTTCATCGCCTCGATGGTCGACAACGGCGTGGGGGTGGCGCTGCTGCCCGAACCGTTCTGCGCGCGACTCGATCCCAAACGCTTCGTGATCGTCGACGTGCGCGATCCGGAAATTCCATGGGATCTGGCCATGGCATGGCGGCGCGATTCCTATTTGTCGCACGCCGCGCGGCGCTGGCTCGCACTCGCGCGCGACATCCTCGGCCCGGGTGGCGACGGCGAAGCCAAGGCCGCCATCGCCGGCGCGGCGCGCCGCAATTGA